The Lathyrus oleraceus cultivar Zhongwan6 chromosome 5, CAAS_Psat_ZW6_1.0, whole genome shotgun sequence genome includes the window GAGATTTGATCCAGACCAATTTTTGATATGATCCAGAGATTTGATCCAAACCAATTTTTGACAAAAAATGGAGTGTCAATCATTAAGTGATTTTGTTATATATTTGGCGCATTCGAATTTTAGTTCAGAGTTTACGAAAGATATTGTAGGGTTTTCAAATATGATCACCAACACCCATAAATTAAAGGCTAAAAACGTGCTTGTGTCCCTACATGTACACAAATTCAACCCCGCGTTCACCTTAAAACACACCTATGTTTATCTAGGTTATGCTATTGTTTGAAATTTTAAATAATTCCACAAAATCCAATGTTAGTTTTAAGCGTTCACTAAAGAATACCTCTTTTGATTAACAAAACTTGATTAAGAGATACAACTAGAAAGCCTTATATAGGGTTGTCTGAAAAAGAAGCCTTATATAGGGAGGGTTGGAAGGTCTGTAGAACAAAAAATAAAACAGAAAAGGAGTACTAACTCTCTTAACTTTATACAAACACGAGGTGTAACCAAGAAGTGTATCTCTCACAGTTAACAGAAAAGTAACAAATACACAAAAATAACTAATATAATTCATTTCCATTGGTACACTTTCACAAACACACATGCTTgattttctttctttctctctgCTCCATTATCCTCTCACTCTTTCCTTGATTATTTTTATGACTTCTTCAACAATGACCAATAACATTCATCATGATGCGATAGTTTTACAAGGCAGTGTTTGATGCTGAAGTGGTCCGTAGCCGGAATCAAGATAGCTGGCCTCAACATCTTGATCTCCATGCACTCAATATGAGTAAGTTTTCCTTTTCTTTAATACTACACTAGATATATATCGTTGCTTATAATGTGTTTATGACTAGTTTAGTTTATTGATTGAGAACCACCGTGAAAATTGCATTAGACGAAGGGAGTAGAAAATTACTAAACGAATATGCCAAATTCTTCCTGAAAATATCGAGCTCATTGCAAAGAAACCAACAAGATAGTCCAAAGCATATTTTCCCAATCAAATAATTCATAACATTTAAGGGCGGGAGAGGATCCGATCACATAAATAAATAGCATAGACAATACAATTTTCTGTCAATTACACTTTAAAACGTATTACTAATAATTTTACTATAAAAAAAATACTAATAAGTTATTTTTTATACCAAGACCGTAGATGATTAAAATATTGATATTAACTGGGCATTTTATAATTAGATAGCTACAAGTTGATGTGTAATAGACTGTCAACACTATAAATGCCAAAAGCAAACCACGTCCACTATTTTAGAGGCCCTACACTTGATGTTTGCTTTATAACATCTCCTACCGAAAGGGTTTTAAGGTAAGGAAGGACTATAGAAGAAAACATACAGAATGATTTCATATTGAAAGAAATAAAATGCGTGAATCAAGAAACCTATGAAAGTTTATCTAAAAAAAGTGGGAAAAAGCCTATTCGAAAATTAATCAGGTAAAACCAAGCCAAATGGTAAAGGTTAAACCACTGCATATATAATTTTGCTATACACAGAGGGCTTGGAACCGAGAAAATGGAAAGTAAAAGATAACTAGATTAAAGAATCTGcacatacatacatacatatatgGATTGCAAAGATCTAACACCCCCTAGGGGTTGATTAGGCAACCTAGTACAATTCTTCTCCTACATTGCCAGTTGTATGGTTCTATGGCGACGAAGTGCAATAATATAATTTGAAAGAAATAGACCAGAAATAGGAGATTGGGCAGACAACTAATCAAGAAAGATGGAAtaatgaattaattaattaattatcaAAGTGAAAGACATTGTACCCTGTCTGGGAGATTCCTAGGCAATGGAACTTCAGTAACAAGTTTCACGGGAAAAAATCTCTGAAAAGTAGTATCAGAGGATGATGAGGTCTCTGCCCCATCATGCTGTCCCCGTGAATGAAACTTGGCAAATCTATTGATCACAGAAAACCTTTCTAAATCCTGACACTCTACTCTCAAGTCCAAAATTGAGGCTCTGCTATCCAATCTGCAATTAACAAGATAAAAAATGGTATAAATAGGCAAATAATGTACAACAAAGTTGTAGTTATCATATAACGATAAATGAGAACATTGATTCAAAATACAACATATTGATAGTAGCAGGCAACCAGATTTTAAGGGTAAACATAAAAGACAATTTTTTGCACATGCCTTGCATGGGATACAGCACATACAATCATCACCACATGACAAATTCTTTTAGGTAAACCAAAGTACAAAAGGGACTAAAGCtgaattaaaaaaattaataactTGTACCAACAAAATATGTATATTTTTTTCTCGAGCAAATAGCTAACTGAGAGCATTTCAGCAACACTTAAGAGAATAAAATATAGAGTAACCGACACAGACAAAAGCTATGTTTCAACGATTTAAATTTGTCAGAACAAGTACATGTCAACCATAAAGACTTTAATGCCAAAGCACCTGCTCAATTGCACTCGGACAGACAGACGAGTTTCTATGAAATTTGTCACTTGTAGGCCAGACAATTATCTAAATCCAGGAAAAGAATAAAATAATGGATAGAACGTATAAAACTCAACATTTCGATATTACCTTAATATATCGTCTTCTAGTTTCCTTGTTCTATCAAAGAAATCCATAACTTTCAAAATGTAATGATCAACATTGTCAGCTGATGTCCCTTTTTTGGGTGGTCTACAGAAAACACCACACAAGTTGTTAAAAGAAATATGTGTCAGGTGTGCATGTGCATTTTTGCGTGTGCGCTTGTGGCAAGACTCCGAACCATTATACAAGCCATTCAAAATAGTAAGACTCATAACCATTATACAAACCattcaaaataataataataataataataataataataataataataataataataatccttACAGGTTTGTGCTGCCAGGAGGCAAAGAAGTATCACATCCAGACCATGAGATAGAACTGCATGCTTCTCCTAATGTTAATCTGGAAACAGAGTAGACTACACTTGCATGATGCAACTTCATATCTTCTACAAGAACTACTGCAGGAGGTGGGCTTAGCAGTTGCTGCATAAGTTGTGTAGTCAAGACAAGTCTTCTTTTTGACTTCACCATCACTGATAGATCTTCAACAGCCCCAGCACCAACTTCAACCTATTAATTTTAGCAGAGAGGAACTCATTAACTAATGAATTTATCAAATTATGAGTCGTGAACTGATAAAATTATAAACAAACCTTCTCAGCCAATCTGTTTGCAGTTCGGGCCCATAATAATTCCGCCGCACTGCCAAATAATAAGGAATATATGTTATCTATCAATAAAAATTAAGTCGTGCTAACACAACAAAAAAAGAAGGTATTTCTCTTTCAAAACAATAGGAAAATTGTAATATAAGATGAAGAATCTTTCCCAAAACCAACAATGGCGGTAAAAAAATGATTAAATGACTGACAACCACCTGAGATCCCGAAGCCGTTCAGAACCCTGAGTAAGTTCTTTATGCCATGACAGGAGTCCAGATATGGAACTTTTACGCTTCTTTGAACTAAAACTAAGTAAATCAGGTTCACTTATAGGAGCCGATAACTGAGAACATACATTGTCACTTTCAACTGAAGCAGGCATTGGACTATGCCTTGTGCTACCAAGTTGAGCATCACTACGACTATTAACTTGCTCTACTGAATCTTGGAAATGCAGACTATCTGATTGGTTTGGTATAATGAAAGGTTGGTCCATAGTCTTTGCAGCAGTTATCTTCTGTGCATCATTAACAGGCAATATATTACCATTCTTAAAAGCTCCATATTGTTCAAACCACGATGGTGCCATCTGAGGATTTATTGGATAATGACCACTTCTGATAGAAACTGCTTTATTGCTATCTGAAACATTAACAGATTTTTCCTGATCATCTCCAACCACCTCCTGAGAAGTTGCATTTATGTTCTGTACATGATGTGGCTTTGCTGACAAGCATAACATACTGGGATCTGATGATGTGATGGAAGAATAATTTCCAGATACATCTCTGGCCACATTGTTATATCCATACGACAATTGTTGTTCGTGGTTGGAATCTACCTGCTGTCTGTTTGGCATATTATCTGAAACTTTCAATCTCTTGGCTTCCCGATTACTAGGATCAATCTCCATGTTTCTCATGGATTGGACTTGATTCAGAGAGGAGAAGTTGTAATTCAAAACATTGTTTGGCCTTAAAGACTGACCTAGAGCCTCATTGTCTCTAGAGGTCGCAGCTAGGTTTGGTTGAGAAGCATCGGATACACATTTCACGACAGGGTCTATCAGGTGTGATGGAACTGCAGGCTCTTCAGCACCAATGGAAGATAATTCCTTACCATCTTTCTCTAGACCCTGATCACCTGGATTGCTGGAGTCAGCTATCATTCCACAGTTAATTTGTTTGGGCAGTGATGAAATCTTCGAAGCATTAGGATGTTGCCTGCTAGAAACACTGGTCCATAAATTCTGCATAACGTTCAAAGGAGTGCCATGCAGGGATGCACCATATATACCAGAAGGCTGACTGCCACGAATTTGATCTGTACCACTCGGCTGGGACATGTCCTGAGCAGATGCAATTTCAAGTTTACTAGCTTGAGCTCTTTCACCGTATTCATCTATCTGATTCGAGGAAGCCAGCTGATTATTTGTTACTTGTCCACCAAGATGAGCTATATTCTGATTCTGATTATGGTTCTTGGAGAATGGAAAGCCAGGTGTAAAAGCCGGTGGAATGTTCCCTAGCACATTGTACTGAGAAGCCTTATCAAAAACCTGCCCTGTGGTACTAGAAATATTATCCCTATTCTCCCGAGGAGATGACTCTTGAGAAGGAAAAGTCTGGTTAGTAGCCAACCATGTATGTCCCTTATCCCCTGTCTCAGACATGTGAAGTGCAGTAAGACCTGAATCTGATGAGCCATGAGAAAATACCATGGGAGGCCCCTGAGTAGGTGGAGCCAATTGTAATCCAAAGCCCTGAGTCGAAGAACTTTGATTCCTCTGAGGATGTGCAGCAAATCCATCTGAAGATTCAGTTTCAGGCACCCTGGAAGAAAAATTATGGTCAGAGAGGCTTTTGTCTGTTGGAATGTCACACTCCTGTGACTGATCCACTCAAAACTCAAGAAAAATTGAGATGCAACAATTTTAGCAAACTGAAGTAAACAGTTGAGCTGGGGTCATCGTGTAAACATGAAAAAGTATATATAATATAGTGCATGAAGGAAATAaaaaaacatgtatacaaatactGGCTAGACCAGAAGTTTAGCAAATGAAAAGGTCTTAAAAAATCATATCATCTTTGCTTATGATTATGGAAAGCGGAATATTTCTACAATAATTAATCATGTCATATTTGCTTATGATTAAGGAAAGCGGAATATTTCTACAATAATTAACAAGGAAGTACAATATCATGGCTACATTCATATGTTAAAAACGCTAGGAAAATTTAAAATTCAAGTACCTGGGTAAAGCAGTCTTCTGCAAGGCATAATTACCGACACTTCTATCCAATGGGGTCATTGTTTTTGGGATTTGCGTAGGGAGTACGCTTTTTGGAACATTATCATCCAACCTCTCTGACTCACCCTGAAAATCAAGTGCCACTTCAGTCACATTTTAAAGGACATAAACAACTTCCGGTTCTCTAAGGCATAGGGATAAGCTATTAATGTGACACTAGCATGTATAAGTATAAAACATGGTATCTTAAAAATTACCTTCTCTGTTTCACTATAATTCACGTCAAAATGTCCATACTTTGATTGCCCAAGAGAGCTATAGTTATTTCCCTGATTTTTAAGTCCTCCAAAGTGGTGGTGGTTCATAGCTTGTGAATTTATGACCTGTTTGTTTCCATAAGGTTCCACTTCAACACCAAGATCCCCCATTGGATGATACTGAAATTTACGAGTTATGGAAGATCTTTGATGTGCCTGACCAGCTGACTTTGGGCTATGCAAATCATTGCCATCACAATTTGCATTTTCTCTCATACTACCATCTCTTGGATGAGAAGCATTAGATCCAAGACCATCTTCTGATTTTTCCATTTTATTACAGTCATCCGCATCATCTGCATCACCACCAAATTTTCCATTCTTAGAGGATTCTAAAATTAAAGGGTTCTCCATATGATACTTGTATTTTCCTGGACCTTCATTTCTTTTATAGCTACCTGCTGACTCTGAATCTCTACATACATCAACGTTAGGGAGCTTCTTGCTGCTTGGCTGGCTGAACCATGCAGGGACCGAATTAGGTAATGCGGCAATACCATTCATACCAGAATCCTCCCGACGAATTTGCATGTTATCAGTAGATTTCTCATGTTCCAACCCAGCAGATAAATTAGCATCAGAATTAGGCTCCCATGAAGCAGGTACCTGGCTCATCTCTTCATGCACAGCTTTCTCGTGATGGTGCTTCAATGAGTTTTCATTTTCATGGGTTTTGAAAGTAGAACTACTATCAAATGGGGTTGAGTTTGTAACATCCCAACCATCAGACTTATTGAATGGGCCGCCACTACCACTACATGATGATATGGTGGGTTGATGTGTCCAATAATCTGATAGGaccttttcatttttttctaAACCTGAAGAGTTGGTAGTTTTTCCATGTATATGACCACCTTCAGAGAACTGTTTTTGCTGAGGACTGCAATCTAACCACCTGCCTCTTTCTAAATATTGTGGAATTGGTCTCTGAGAATCGGTCTGTAATCTGTCATGCTGTTGATGTGAAGAGTCAGGACCTGACTGATGTAATTCAGAAACACTACAATGGTTTTCAGCTATTGGAGGCCTACTAACATCATCGGGCTGAATAAAAGGTCTTGAATTTAAATTGGAAGTTGTTTGCAAGTTACTGTTAGCCCAAACTGATTGTTGTTTGCTGCCATCAGTAGTTGAAGGTTGCTCATTTCCAGATAACTGTCCCATATTCCGAAAACCTAGACCACTCCACTCCTCCTGGATACCCATGTCACTACTAGATGTTTCTGCTACAGCAGACTGCATAAGCGCACTCCAACTCCCACTCTGAAGGGATGGAAATCCACTAGAACTATCTGTACCATCCAGCATATTAATGTCACTTATATTCGTACCAAATCCATCCCACAGGCTATCATCTGAGCCAAACAAAATCTTCTCTTCAGTTGGATCTAGTGTAGCTACGTTCTGTGAAGGAGGAACCTGCACTATCTTGTCTTGTGATGATAGCTCTGAAGATCCAGCTAGTTCTTGTCTCCCGTTAAAATCTTGCATTGATACAATTCTTTGCTCGTAATTCATTTGCTGCAAGTTTTCCACATTGACTCTACTATTTATACCATGAGCAGTAGGTCCAAACATGCTCTTTTCTTGAATATCCTGTCTTGAAACTAAAGGTCCATCATTTGTGTTACTCTGATCTGAAAATGTAGCATATTGGTGAGCTGGAAATGAATTACCACTGGCTGTTATATGTGGCAGCGTAGATTTGTTCCCATGAAGATGAGAGTATTGCTGTGGGAAAGAAACTTGAGGAATTGCAGGCTTATCTGCTTGAAAATGATAATAAAGGTTTGGAGTGCCTCCTGAACCGGATACTGGAACCCCATAAAGAGACTGGCCTCCTCCCTGATTATGAACCAAACCCATCATGCGCAATGCTTGTCCTTGTTCGGGAGATAACATAAGCCCATTAGAGGACCCGTGCATAACTGGAGATGCACCACGCTGGAGCCAATTTGTATTACTTGGTGTAACATCAGGCTGCCACATAAAGTTAGATGCCCCATTTACAGGATTTCCATTAATAAGAGATGTGGAATGGCCAGTAACTGTCTGTTTTGAAATAGACTGGGCTGGGGCCACAGAATTATGTTGCTTTGCTTCTAGTTGATGAAATTGTTGCTGCCTCTGAAGTTCTTGCATCTGGTTAAGTAACGCTTGCTGCTGTAATAGATGCATTTCATTTATTCCTGAATGCTGTCTAGGTAAAGGCTGAAGCATTCCGTTTTGGCGGCCACTTAATTGCTGTTGTCCTCCAAAGAAATCAAAATTGACAGGAGATTCACCAGCATCATTCCTAGCCAAATTTTTCTTATAAAGCTCAAGACCACTGCTCCCTTGTGACTCTGGCACAGGTATTCCTCTTGATAGGCTGTGCCAATCAGATTCTGTATCCACTCCCATAATATTAGATCCACTGTGCCTAGTCTGGAAAACCTGTTGTCCCTGCATGTAGCCACTTACAGCTGCTTGTTGGTTTGGCAGCTGATTTCTTCCAGACTCAGACCTCAAATTTGATTGTGATAGGTTCAGACTCTGTCGCATATGTGGAGAGCTTATGTGTCCCTGCTCGGAATCTTTGCCAGGGAAGGCAGTTAATCAGTAATTGATAAAGACAATCTCAAACAACATTCATTGTTGTAgcaatttaaaaattaaatg containing:
- the LOC127085476 gene encoding uncharacterized protein LOC127085476; the protein is MPGNEAVDRVHNFFGQENLSQGQHHSQAVDGNWPGLNNNIWVGSQRSTGVPFISNLKNFNQPQSDSEQGHISSPHMRQSLNLSQSNLRSESGRNQLPNQQAAVSGYMQGQQVFQTRHSGSNIMGVDTESDWHSLSRGIPVPESQGSSGLELYKKNLARNDAGESPVNFDFFGGQQQLSGRQNGMLQPLPRQHSGINEMHLLQQQALLNQMQELQRQQQFHQLEAKQHNSVAPAQSISKQTVTGHSTSLINGNPVNGASNFMWQPDVTPSNTNWLQRGASPVMHGSSNGLMLSPEQGQALRMMGLVHNQGGGQSLYGVPVSGSGGTPNLYYHFQADKPAIPQVSFPQQYSHLHGNKSTLPHITASGNSFPAHQYATFSDQSNTNDGPLVSRQDIQEKSMFGPTAHGINSRVNVENLQQMNYEQRIVSMQDFNGRQELAGSSELSSQDKIVQVPPSQNVATLDPTEEKILFGSDDSLWDGFGTNISDINMLDGTDSSSGFPSLQSGSWSALMQSAVAETSSSDMGIQEEWSGLGFRNMGQLSGNEQPSTTDGSKQQSVWANSNLQTTSNLNSRPFIQPDDVSRPPIAENHCSVSELHQSGPDSSHQQHDRLQTDSQRPIPQYLERGRWLDCSPQQKQFSEGGHIHGKTTNSSGLEKNEKVLSDYWTHQPTISSCSGSGGPFNKSDGWDVTNSTPFDSSSTFKTHENENSLKHHHEKAVHEEMSQVPASWEPNSDANLSAGLEHEKSTDNMQIRREDSGMNGIAALPNSVPAWFSQPSSKKLPNVDVCRDSESAGSYKRNEGPGKYKYHMENPLILESSKNGKFGGDADDADDCNKMEKSEDGLGSNASHPRDGSMRENANCDGNDLHSPKSAGQAHQRSSITRKFQYHPMGDLGVEVEPYGNKQVINSQAMNHHHFGGLKNQGNNYSSLGQSKYGHFDVNYSETEKGESERLDDNVPKSVLPTQIPKTMTPLDRSVGNYALQKTALPRVPETESSDGFAAHPQRNQSSSTQGFGLQLAPPTQGPPMVFSHGSSDSGLTALHMSETGDKGHTWLATNQTFPSQESSPRENRDNISSTTGQVFDKASQYNVLGNIPPAFTPGFPFSKNHNQNQNIAHLGGQVTNNQLASSNQIDEYGERAQASKLEIASAQDMSQPSGTDQIRGSQPSGIYGASLHGTPLNVMQNLWTSVSSRQHPNASKISSLPKQINCGMIADSSNPGDQGLEKDGKELSSIGAEEPAVPSHLIDPVVKCVSDASQPNLAATSRDNEALGQSLRPNNVLNYNFSSLNQVQSMRNMEIDPSNREAKRLKVSDNMPNRQQVDSNHEQQLSYGYNNVARDVSGNYSSITSSDPSMLCLSAKPHHVQNINATSQEVVGDDQEKSVNVSDSNKAVSIRSGHYPINPQMAPSWFEQYGAFKNGNILPVNDAQKITAAKTMDQPFIIPNQSDSLHFQDSVEQVNSRSDAQLGSTRHSPMPASVESDNVCSQLSAPISEPDLLSFSSKKRKSSISGLLSWHKELTQGSERLRDLSAAELLWARTANRLAEKVEVGAGAVEDLSVMVKSKRRLVLTTQLMQQLLSPPPAVVLVEDMKLHHASVVYSVSRLTLGEACSSISWSGCDTSLPPGSTNLPPKKGTSADNVDHYILKVMDFFDRTRKLEDDILRLDSRASILDLRVECQDLERFSVINRFAKFHSRGQHDGAETSSSSDTTFQRFFPVKLVTEVPLPRNLPDRVQCLSL